CGTGAAGACTGGAAAAGCCCCTCAACCATAACTATCTTCGCTGGGCAGAAGCAAAGAGGCCTTGTTTCATGTCACATCCAATGAACCCTGCAATTGAAATGGCGATAAAAGCCGCTGAAAACTCGGGTGAGTTCGACAACCTACCGGGAGCAGGCAAGCCGCTCGCGTTTCTCTCCACCCCCAAAGACGCAGTGATTGATCGTCTGATAAAAGAAAGCAAAGCAAAGCCGTTGGCCGTGCAGCTGAAAAACAAGATTTCAGAGCTTCATCAAGCACTCAAAGCTGAAACGGATGATGTTGCACGCAAATCCCTGATGAA
This window of the Rhodobacteraceae bacterium LMO-JJ12 genome carries:
- a CDS encoding DUF1992 domain-containing protein; its protein translation is MSHPMNPAIEMAIKAAENSGEFDNLPGAGKPLAFLSTPKDAVIDRLIKESKAKPLAVQLKNKISELHQALKAETDDVARKSLMKEIADKQLRLNLELEAMRKYG